The following proteins are co-located in the Camelina sativa cultivar DH55 chromosome 12, Cs, whole genome shotgun sequence genome:
- the LOC104732800 gene encoding TMV resistance protein N-like isoform X1, producing MASSSASRASNYDVFLSFRGEDTRHSIVSHLYAALASRGIATFKDDKRLELGDHISEELHRAIEGSDFVVVVLSENYPTSRWCLMELQMIMKLQVEGRIGVFPVFYRVDPSDVRHQQGSFDLEGYERDPQMADKVPKWREALKMIADLSGVASGQCIDEATMVRKIVEDISKRKAMMQKIDFRNIVGVDTHMEGLKSLLKMDSDNDEVRMIGIWGMGGIGKTTIAKCLYDQLSSHFTTRYFTEDIKGIYKDLDLLHLQNKLLYNTLGDDITPWSVEAGREVIAARLGNHKVLLVLDGVDNLVQIHALAKETRWFGHGSRIIITTRDRGLLNSCGVKAIYEGKCLDDMDSLQMFKQIAFEGGSPSSVEFDHLTHRAAQLAHGLPSAIQAYALFLRGRANSPEEWEEAVCGLECTPDENITEILKISYEGLAKAHQNAFLHVACLFNGDTFRRVTSLLAIGTLESNLWMRVLAEKSLIDITSNGFVVLHKLVEQMGREIMLDSGKFIGDPEKIHDTLDYREGIGQTESISLHTCEMTSAFSMETGVFGKMYKLRFVKVYKHVDNGESRLQVIPGDHYPSMNCSLLHWDAFPLSTLPLNFNTFGLVELNLRHSNLETLWSGALKFSNLKKLDVTGSKNLKELPDLSMCQKLDELMLEKCKRLKGIAESIGERSTLSTLTLSYYGGPKSPLGVVIGNVSQMQRITLEFPIGRVEMQLMNISITGDIKFRVFADCEGYAEYFSFSSEQKIHGTKTVSVHQAPRLTSVFNKSTSLNIRRFSYKENRQPVTTFQSFPHIPGLEELKLVNLNILKLSDGIGHFEFLERLDFSGNDIERLPEDMNKLSRLKTLCLRNCSKLKELPELTQVQSLTLSNCRSLRSLVKPSDASQDPGIYCLLELCLDNCKNVMSLSDQLSHFTKLTYLDLSSHDFKTLPASIRDLTSLVTICLNNCKKLKSLEELPPSLQFLDAEGCDSLDADALEHFKGRLNEYSGLDPSLILSSIVYLVSTSPSFFFRYQHGRRLPASKKLRC from the exons ATGGCTTCCTCATCTGCATCTCGTGCATCCAACTATGATGTCTTCCTCAGTTTCCGAGGAGAAGACACCCGACATTCTATCGTTAGCCATTTGTACGCAGCTCTTGCTAGCAGAGGAATTGCTACCTTTAAAGACGACAAAAGGCTTGAGCTAGGCGATCACATCTCTGAGGAACTCCACAGAGCAATTGAAGGTTCGGATTTCGTTGTCGTGGTTCTCTCAGAGAACTACCCTACTTCAAGGTGGTGCTTAATGGAGCTCCAAATGATAATGAAGCTTCAGGTGGAAGGAAGAATTGGTGTCTTTCCCGTCTTCTATAGAGTAGACCCCTCTGACGTGAGGCACCAGCAAGGAAGTTTCGATCTAGAAGGGTACGAACGTGATCCACAAATGGCAGATAAGGTTCCCAAGTGGAGAGAAGCTCTTAAAATGATAGCCGATCTTTCAGGCGTGGCATCTGGACAGTG TATTGATGAGGCAACTATGGTTCGAAAAATTGTCGAAGATATTTCAAAGCGCAAGGCGATGATGCAAAAGATAGACTTCAGAAATATTGTTGGGGTAGATACTCACATGGAAGGTCTCAAGTCTCTCTTGAAGATGGACTCCGATAATGATGAGGTTCGTATGATTGGAATATGGGGAATGGGAGGCATTGGCAAAACCACCATCGCCAAGTGTCTCTATGACCAGCTCTCATCTCATTTTACAACCAGGTATTTTACAGAAGACATCAAGGGTATCTATAAAGACCTTGATCTACTGCATTTGCAAAACAAACTTCTCTACAATACCCTTGGTGATGATATTACGCCGTGGAGCGTGGAAGCTGGGCGCGAGGTTATAGCGGCAAGACTGGGAAACCACAAGGTTCTTCTTGTGCTAGATGGTGTGGATAATTTGGTGCAGATCCATGCTCTGGCAAAAGAGACACGATGGTTTGGTCATGGGAGCCGAATCATCATAACCACCCGAGACAGGGGCTTACTCAATAGTTGTGGAGTGAAAGCCATTTATGAGGGTAAGTGTTTAGACGATATGGATTCCCTGCAGATGTTTAAACAGATTGCTTTTGAAGGAGGTAGTCCTTCTTCAGTTGAATTTGACCATCTCACACACCGAGCAGCTCAGCTTGCTCACGGGCTTCCTTCCGCAATTCAAGCGTATGCCTTATTTCTCCGTGGAAGGGCCAACTCTCCTGAGGAATGGGAAGAAGCAGTATGTGGACTTGAATGTACTCCTGACGAGAATATAACAGAAATCTTGAAAATTAGCTACGAAGGCTTAGCAAAAGCACATCAGAATGCTTTTCTTCATGTTGCATGCCTCTTTAATGGAGACACTTTCAGGCGAGTCACTTCACTACTTGCTATTGGCACACTTGAAAGTAACTTGTGGATGAGAGTTTTAGCAGAGAAATCTCTCATTGATATAACAAGTAATGGATTTGTAGTCCTGCATAAGTTGGTTGAACAGATGGGAAGGGAAATTATGCTTGACAGTGGAAAATTCATCGGGGATCCTGAGAAAATTCATGACACACTCGATTACCGAGAA GGAATAGGCCAAACTGAAAGCATCTCCCTACACACATGTGAAATGACAAGTGCATTTTCGATGGAGACCGgtgtttttggtaaaatgtaTAAACTTAGGTTTGTCAAGGTTTACAAGCATGTTGACAACGGAGAATCGAGGCTGCAGGTGATTCCTGGCGATCATTACCCTTCCATGAACTGTAGTTTACTCCACTGGGATGCATTTCCATTGAGCACATTGCCTCTCAACTTTAATACATTTGGTCTTGTGGAACTCAATCTGCGTCACAGCAACCTAGAAACACTTTGGAGTGGAGCACTG AAGTTCAGTAATTTGAAAAAACTGGATGTGACGGGATCTAAGAATCTCAAAGAACTTCCAGATCTTTCAATGTGCCAGAAGCTTGACGAGTTGATGCTAGAAAAATGCAAGCGACTAAAAGGAATTGCAGAGTCGATTGGAGAAAGATCTACCCTAAGCACGCTTACTCTATCATACTACGGTGGGCCTAAGAGTCCCTTGGGTGTTGTTATAGGGAATGTGTCTCAGATGCAACGTATTACACTGGAGTTCCCAATTGGAAGAGTGGAAATGCAACTTATGAATATATCGATCACGGGAGACATTAAATTTCGTGTTTTTGCAGATTGTGAAGGATATGCTGAATACTTCTCCTTTAGTTCTGAGCAAAAGATCCATGGTACAAAGACAGTAAGTGTCCACCAAGCTCCTCGACTCACCTCCGTGTTCAACAAATCTACTTCGCTCAATATCAGGAGGTTCAGCTACAAAGAGAACAGGCAACCTGTCACCACCTTTCAGAGTTTTCCACATATACCTGGCCTGGAAGAGCTAAAGCTAGTCAACTTAAATATCCTAAAGCTGTCAGATGGGATTGGTCACTTTGAATTCTTAGAAAGATTGGATTTCAGCGGAAATGATATTGAGAGGTTACCAGAAGATATGAATAAACTTTCCCGGTTGAAAACTCTCTGTCTTCGAAACTGCAGCAAACTTAAGGAATTGCCCGAGCTAACTCAGGTGCAGTCACTCACTCTTTCCAACTGTAGGAGCCTCAGATCGTTGGTGAAACCCTCTGATGCAAGTCAAGATCCGGGCATATACTGTTTGCTTGAGCTTTGCCTTGACAACTGCAAGAATGTGATGTCACTGTCCGATCAGCTTAGTCACTTCACGAAGTTGACATATTTAGATCTGAGCAGCCATGACTTTAAGACACTGCCAGCAAGCATCAGAGATCTTACCTCATTGGTAACTATCTGCCTCAATAACTGCAAGAAACTCAAATCACTGGAAGAACTTCCACCGAGCCTTCAGTTTCTCGATGCAGAGGGTTGTGATTCTCTTGACGCTGATGCTTTAGAACATTTTAAAGGAAGGCTAAATGAATATTCTGGTCTTGACccatctctcattctctctagTATTGTCTATTTAGTCTCTACATCACCTTCCTTCTTTTTTAGGTACCAGCACGGCCGCAGGTTGCCAGCTTCCAAGAAACTGAGATGCTGA
- the LOC104732800 gene encoding TMV resistance protein N-like isoform X2 yields the protein MASSSASRASNYDVFLSFRGEDTRHSIVSHLYAALASRGIATFKDDKRLELGDHISEELHRAIEGSDFVVVVLSENYPTSRWCLMELQMIMKLQVEGRIGVFPVFYRVDPSDVRHQQGSFDLEGYERDPQMADKVPKWREALKMIADLSGVASGQCIDEATMVRKIVEDISKRKAMMQKIDFRNIVGVDTHMEGLKSLLKMDSDNDEVRMIGIWGMGGIGKTTIAKCLYDQLSSHFTTRYFTEDIKGIYKDLDLLHLQNKLLYNTLGDDITPWSVEAGREVIAARLGNHKVLLVLDGVDNLVQIHALAKETRWFGHGSRIIITTRDRGLLNSCGVKAIYEGKCLDDMDSLQMFKQIAFEGGSPSSVEFDHLTHRAAQLAHGLPSAIQAYALFLRGRANSPEEWEEAVCGLECTPDENITEILKISYEGLAKAHQNAFLHVACLFNGDTFRRVTSLLAIGTLESNLWMRVLAEKSLIDITSNGFVVLHKLVEQMGREIMLDSGKFIGDPEKIHDTLDYREGIGQTESISLHTCEMTSAFSMETGVFGKMYKLRFVKVYKHVDNGESRLQVIPGDHYPSMNCSLLHWDAFPLSTLPLNFNTFGLVELNLRHSNLETLWSGALKFSNLKKLDVTGSKNLKELPDLSMCQKLDELMLEKCKRLKGIAESIGERSTLSTLTLSYYGGPKSPLGVVIGNVSQMQRITLEFPIGRVEMQLMNISITGDIKFRVFADCEGYAEYFSFSSEQKIHGTKTVSVHQAPRLTSVFNKSTSLNIRRFSYKENRQPVTTFQSFPHIPGLEELKLVNLNILKLSDGIGHFEFLERLDFSGNDIERLPEDMNKLSRLKTLCLRNCSKLKELPELTQVQSLTLSNCRSLRSLVKPSDASQDPGIYCLLELCLDNCKNVMSLSDQLSHFTKLTYLDLSSHDFKTLPASIRDLTSLVTICLNNCKKLKSLEELPPSLQFLDAEGCDSLDADALEHFKGRLNEYSGTSTAAGCQLPRN from the exons ATGGCTTCCTCATCTGCATCTCGTGCATCCAACTATGATGTCTTCCTCAGTTTCCGAGGAGAAGACACCCGACATTCTATCGTTAGCCATTTGTACGCAGCTCTTGCTAGCAGAGGAATTGCTACCTTTAAAGACGACAAAAGGCTTGAGCTAGGCGATCACATCTCTGAGGAACTCCACAGAGCAATTGAAGGTTCGGATTTCGTTGTCGTGGTTCTCTCAGAGAACTACCCTACTTCAAGGTGGTGCTTAATGGAGCTCCAAATGATAATGAAGCTTCAGGTGGAAGGAAGAATTGGTGTCTTTCCCGTCTTCTATAGAGTAGACCCCTCTGACGTGAGGCACCAGCAAGGAAGTTTCGATCTAGAAGGGTACGAACGTGATCCACAAATGGCAGATAAGGTTCCCAAGTGGAGAGAAGCTCTTAAAATGATAGCCGATCTTTCAGGCGTGGCATCTGGACAGTG TATTGATGAGGCAACTATGGTTCGAAAAATTGTCGAAGATATTTCAAAGCGCAAGGCGATGATGCAAAAGATAGACTTCAGAAATATTGTTGGGGTAGATACTCACATGGAAGGTCTCAAGTCTCTCTTGAAGATGGACTCCGATAATGATGAGGTTCGTATGATTGGAATATGGGGAATGGGAGGCATTGGCAAAACCACCATCGCCAAGTGTCTCTATGACCAGCTCTCATCTCATTTTACAACCAGGTATTTTACAGAAGACATCAAGGGTATCTATAAAGACCTTGATCTACTGCATTTGCAAAACAAACTTCTCTACAATACCCTTGGTGATGATATTACGCCGTGGAGCGTGGAAGCTGGGCGCGAGGTTATAGCGGCAAGACTGGGAAACCACAAGGTTCTTCTTGTGCTAGATGGTGTGGATAATTTGGTGCAGATCCATGCTCTGGCAAAAGAGACACGATGGTTTGGTCATGGGAGCCGAATCATCATAACCACCCGAGACAGGGGCTTACTCAATAGTTGTGGAGTGAAAGCCATTTATGAGGGTAAGTGTTTAGACGATATGGATTCCCTGCAGATGTTTAAACAGATTGCTTTTGAAGGAGGTAGTCCTTCTTCAGTTGAATTTGACCATCTCACACACCGAGCAGCTCAGCTTGCTCACGGGCTTCCTTCCGCAATTCAAGCGTATGCCTTATTTCTCCGTGGAAGGGCCAACTCTCCTGAGGAATGGGAAGAAGCAGTATGTGGACTTGAATGTACTCCTGACGAGAATATAACAGAAATCTTGAAAATTAGCTACGAAGGCTTAGCAAAAGCACATCAGAATGCTTTTCTTCATGTTGCATGCCTCTTTAATGGAGACACTTTCAGGCGAGTCACTTCACTACTTGCTATTGGCACACTTGAAAGTAACTTGTGGATGAGAGTTTTAGCAGAGAAATCTCTCATTGATATAACAAGTAATGGATTTGTAGTCCTGCATAAGTTGGTTGAACAGATGGGAAGGGAAATTATGCTTGACAGTGGAAAATTCATCGGGGATCCTGAGAAAATTCATGACACACTCGATTACCGAGAA GGAATAGGCCAAACTGAAAGCATCTCCCTACACACATGTGAAATGACAAGTGCATTTTCGATGGAGACCGgtgtttttggtaaaatgtaTAAACTTAGGTTTGTCAAGGTTTACAAGCATGTTGACAACGGAGAATCGAGGCTGCAGGTGATTCCTGGCGATCATTACCCTTCCATGAACTGTAGTTTACTCCACTGGGATGCATTTCCATTGAGCACATTGCCTCTCAACTTTAATACATTTGGTCTTGTGGAACTCAATCTGCGTCACAGCAACCTAGAAACACTTTGGAGTGGAGCACTG AAGTTCAGTAATTTGAAAAAACTGGATGTGACGGGATCTAAGAATCTCAAAGAACTTCCAGATCTTTCAATGTGCCAGAAGCTTGACGAGTTGATGCTAGAAAAATGCAAGCGACTAAAAGGAATTGCAGAGTCGATTGGAGAAAGATCTACCCTAAGCACGCTTACTCTATCATACTACGGTGGGCCTAAGAGTCCCTTGGGTGTTGTTATAGGGAATGTGTCTCAGATGCAACGTATTACACTGGAGTTCCCAATTGGAAGAGTGGAAATGCAACTTATGAATATATCGATCACGGGAGACATTAAATTTCGTGTTTTTGCAGATTGTGAAGGATATGCTGAATACTTCTCCTTTAGTTCTGAGCAAAAGATCCATGGTACAAAGACAGTAAGTGTCCACCAAGCTCCTCGACTCACCTCCGTGTTCAACAAATCTACTTCGCTCAATATCAGGAGGTTCAGCTACAAAGAGAACAGGCAACCTGTCACCACCTTTCAGAGTTTTCCACATATACCTGGCCTGGAAGAGCTAAAGCTAGTCAACTTAAATATCCTAAAGCTGTCAGATGGGATTGGTCACTTTGAATTCTTAGAAAGATTGGATTTCAGCGGAAATGATATTGAGAGGTTACCAGAAGATATGAATAAACTTTCCCGGTTGAAAACTCTCTGTCTTCGAAACTGCAGCAAACTTAAGGAATTGCCCGAGCTAACTCAGGTGCAGTCACTCACTCTTTCCAACTGTAGGAGCCTCAGATCGTTGGTGAAACCCTCTGATGCAAGTCAAGATCCGGGCATATACTGTTTGCTTGAGCTTTGCCTTGACAACTGCAAGAATGTGATGTCACTGTCCGATCAGCTTAGTCACTTCACGAAGTTGACATATTTAGATCTGAGCAGCCATGACTTTAAGACACTGCCAGCAAGCATCAGAGATCTTACCTCATTGGTAACTATCTGCCTCAATAACTGCAAGAAACTCAAATCACTGGAAGAACTTCCACCGAGCCTTCAGTTTCTCGATGCAGAGGGTTGTGATTCTCTTGACGCTGATGCTTTAGAACATTTTAAAGGAAGGCTAAATGAATATTCTG GTACCAGCACGGCCGCAGGTTGCCAGCTTCCAAGAAACTGA
- the LOC104732800 gene encoding TMV resistance protein N-like isoform X3 produces MASSSASRASNYDVFLSFRGEDTRHSIVSHLYAALASRGIATFKDDKRLELGDHISEELHRAIEGSDFVVVVLSENYPTSRWCLMELQMIMKLQVEGRIGVFPVFYRVDPSDVRHQQGSFDLEGYERDPQMADKVPKWREALKMIADLSGVASGQCIDEATMVRKIVEDISKRKAMMQKIDFRNIVGVDTHMEGLKSLLKMDSDNDEVRMIGIWGMGGIGKTTIAKCLYDQLSSHFTTRYFTEDIKGIYKDLDLLHLQNKLLYNTLGDDITPWSVEAGREVIAARLGNHKVLLVLDGVDNLVQIHALAKETRWFGHGSRIIITTRDRGLLNSCGVKAIYEGKCLDDMDSLQMFKQIAFEGGSPSSVEFDHLTHRAAQLAHGLPSAIQAYALFLRGRANSPEEWEEAVCGLECTPDENITEILKISYEGLAKAHQNAFLHVACLFNGDTFRRVTSLLAIGTLESNLWMRVLAEKSLIDITSNGFVVLHKLVEQMGREIMLDSGKFIGDPEKIHDTLDYREGIGQTESISLHTCEMTSAFSMETGVFGKMYKLRFVKVYKHVDNGESRLQVIPGDHYPSMNCSLLHWDAFPLSTLPLNFNTFGLVELNLRHSNLETLWSGALKFSNLKKLDVTGSKNLKELPDLSMCQKLDELMLEKCKRLKGIAESIGERSTLSTLTLSYYGGPKSPLGVVIGNVSQMQRITLEFPIGRVEMQLMNISITGDIKFRVFADCEGYAEYFSFSSEQKIHGTKTVSVHQAPRLTSVFNKSTSLNIRRFSYKENRQPVTTFQSFPHIPGLEELKLVNLNILKLSDGIGHFEFLERLDFSGNDIERLPEDMNKLSRLKTLCLRNCSKLKELPELTQVQSLTLSNCRSLRSLVKPSDASQDPGIYCLLELCLDNCKNVMSLSDQLSHFTKLTYLDLSSHDFKTLPASIRDLTSLVTICLNNCKKLKSLEELPPSLQFLDAEGCDSLDADALEHFKGRLNEYSARPQVASFQETEMLSYERQGSKSRLPKFLCCSHF; encoded by the exons ATGGCTTCCTCATCTGCATCTCGTGCATCCAACTATGATGTCTTCCTCAGTTTCCGAGGAGAAGACACCCGACATTCTATCGTTAGCCATTTGTACGCAGCTCTTGCTAGCAGAGGAATTGCTACCTTTAAAGACGACAAAAGGCTTGAGCTAGGCGATCACATCTCTGAGGAACTCCACAGAGCAATTGAAGGTTCGGATTTCGTTGTCGTGGTTCTCTCAGAGAACTACCCTACTTCAAGGTGGTGCTTAATGGAGCTCCAAATGATAATGAAGCTTCAGGTGGAAGGAAGAATTGGTGTCTTTCCCGTCTTCTATAGAGTAGACCCCTCTGACGTGAGGCACCAGCAAGGAAGTTTCGATCTAGAAGGGTACGAACGTGATCCACAAATGGCAGATAAGGTTCCCAAGTGGAGAGAAGCTCTTAAAATGATAGCCGATCTTTCAGGCGTGGCATCTGGACAGTG TATTGATGAGGCAACTATGGTTCGAAAAATTGTCGAAGATATTTCAAAGCGCAAGGCGATGATGCAAAAGATAGACTTCAGAAATATTGTTGGGGTAGATACTCACATGGAAGGTCTCAAGTCTCTCTTGAAGATGGACTCCGATAATGATGAGGTTCGTATGATTGGAATATGGGGAATGGGAGGCATTGGCAAAACCACCATCGCCAAGTGTCTCTATGACCAGCTCTCATCTCATTTTACAACCAGGTATTTTACAGAAGACATCAAGGGTATCTATAAAGACCTTGATCTACTGCATTTGCAAAACAAACTTCTCTACAATACCCTTGGTGATGATATTACGCCGTGGAGCGTGGAAGCTGGGCGCGAGGTTATAGCGGCAAGACTGGGAAACCACAAGGTTCTTCTTGTGCTAGATGGTGTGGATAATTTGGTGCAGATCCATGCTCTGGCAAAAGAGACACGATGGTTTGGTCATGGGAGCCGAATCATCATAACCACCCGAGACAGGGGCTTACTCAATAGTTGTGGAGTGAAAGCCATTTATGAGGGTAAGTGTTTAGACGATATGGATTCCCTGCAGATGTTTAAACAGATTGCTTTTGAAGGAGGTAGTCCTTCTTCAGTTGAATTTGACCATCTCACACACCGAGCAGCTCAGCTTGCTCACGGGCTTCCTTCCGCAATTCAAGCGTATGCCTTATTTCTCCGTGGAAGGGCCAACTCTCCTGAGGAATGGGAAGAAGCAGTATGTGGACTTGAATGTACTCCTGACGAGAATATAACAGAAATCTTGAAAATTAGCTACGAAGGCTTAGCAAAAGCACATCAGAATGCTTTTCTTCATGTTGCATGCCTCTTTAATGGAGACACTTTCAGGCGAGTCACTTCACTACTTGCTATTGGCACACTTGAAAGTAACTTGTGGATGAGAGTTTTAGCAGAGAAATCTCTCATTGATATAACAAGTAATGGATTTGTAGTCCTGCATAAGTTGGTTGAACAGATGGGAAGGGAAATTATGCTTGACAGTGGAAAATTCATCGGGGATCCTGAGAAAATTCATGACACACTCGATTACCGAGAA GGAATAGGCCAAACTGAAAGCATCTCCCTACACACATGTGAAATGACAAGTGCATTTTCGATGGAGACCGgtgtttttggtaaaatgtaTAAACTTAGGTTTGTCAAGGTTTACAAGCATGTTGACAACGGAGAATCGAGGCTGCAGGTGATTCCTGGCGATCATTACCCTTCCATGAACTGTAGTTTACTCCACTGGGATGCATTTCCATTGAGCACATTGCCTCTCAACTTTAATACATTTGGTCTTGTGGAACTCAATCTGCGTCACAGCAACCTAGAAACACTTTGGAGTGGAGCACTG AAGTTCAGTAATTTGAAAAAACTGGATGTGACGGGATCTAAGAATCTCAAAGAACTTCCAGATCTTTCAATGTGCCAGAAGCTTGACGAGTTGATGCTAGAAAAATGCAAGCGACTAAAAGGAATTGCAGAGTCGATTGGAGAAAGATCTACCCTAAGCACGCTTACTCTATCATACTACGGTGGGCCTAAGAGTCCCTTGGGTGTTGTTATAGGGAATGTGTCTCAGATGCAACGTATTACACTGGAGTTCCCAATTGGAAGAGTGGAAATGCAACTTATGAATATATCGATCACGGGAGACATTAAATTTCGTGTTTTTGCAGATTGTGAAGGATATGCTGAATACTTCTCCTTTAGTTCTGAGCAAAAGATCCATGGTACAAAGACAGTAAGTGTCCACCAAGCTCCTCGACTCACCTCCGTGTTCAACAAATCTACTTCGCTCAATATCAGGAGGTTCAGCTACAAAGAGAACAGGCAACCTGTCACCACCTTTCAGAGTTTTCCACATATACCTGGCCTGGAAGAGCTAAAGCTAGTCAACTTAAATATCCTAAAGCTGTCAGATGGGATTGGTCACTTTGAATTCTTAGAAAGATTGGATTTCAGCGGAAATGATATTGAGAGGTTACCAGAAGATATGAATAAACTTTCCCGGTTGAAAACTCTCTGTCTTCGAAACTGCAGCAAACTTAAGGAATTGCCCGAGCTAACTCAGGTGCAGTCACTCACTCTTTCCAACTGTAGGAGCCTCAGATCGTTGGTGAAACCCTCTGATGCAAGTCAAGATCCGGGCATATACTGTTTGCTTGAGCTTTGCCTTGACAACTGCAAGAATGTGATGTCACTGTCCGATCAGCTTAGTCACTTCACGAAGTTGACATATTTAGATCTGAGCAGCCATGACTTTAAGACACTGCCAGCAAGCATCAGAGATCTTACCTCATTGGTAACTATCTGCCTCAATAACTGCAAGAAACTCAAATCACTGGAAGAACTTCCACCGAGCCTTCAGTTTCTCGATGCAGAGGGTTGTGATTCTCTTGACGCTGATGCTTTAGAACATTTTAAAGGAAGGCTAAATGAATATTCTG CACGGCCGCAGGTTGCCAGCTTCCAAGAAACTGAGATGCTGAGTTACGAACGCCAAGGCAGTAAGAGTCGTCTGCCCAAGTTCCTATGCTGCTCACATTTCTAG